Proteins from a genomic interval of Bradysia coprophila strain Holo2 chromosome X, BU_Bcop_v1, whole genome shotgun sequence:
- the LOC119083389 gene encoding cyanophycinase-like, whose amino-acid sequence MGIEKSISLLVFCILILRETFCDPVNGKIFLLGGATSDSSISIYNQLRLATNKEAPSIAVVISAAPSLADGLDAYNVNETGSLSYRDLFIRYGFQPTVLELAIDNYEVANSYETPLGRENIEKIQNADVVFFNGGDQSRHSRAWLKSDGSDTDIMTVLRSKFADGTVIAGTSAGMAVQGEYTFGAGRSYGYYYFNADLKFCNIGDEFEDDRDPSDIFRSGENGAYLQGFGFIQKILVDTHFDARGRFVRLIVAMRKIGVTLGFGVDENTVLYIENDTAAVYGEWGVWIIDTSEARIPDESRGSLYFSAENIRIHYLTEGDSYNLTSGNVFSTKPSIVEQETSIVINNNIFGLDQGLRTMKSLISSNSTASEGYSREEDPTCMVIFEKDEKTKGHIDDDDQYTVKDLLLHIQTKNNSTAESAAIMLYDMNIVKIGLLFALKTIILCLFD is encoded by the exons ATGGGAATAGAAAAATCAATCTCCTTGCTGGTCTTTTGCATTTTGATTTTACGCGAAACGTTTTGTGACCCAGtaaatgggaaaatatttctgcTCGGTGGTGCAACATCAGATAGTAGCATCAGCATTTACAATCAACTTCGGCTAGCCACTAACAAAGAGGCGCCGAGTATTGCTGTTGTAATTTCTGCGGCTCCAAGTCTAGCTGATGGATTAGACGCTTACAACGTAAACGAAACTGGTTCGCTTTCATATAGAGATCTGTTTATCAGATATGGATTCCAACCAACAGTGTTAGAGTTAGCAATTGACAATTATGAAGTTGCCAATTCTTATGAAACACCACTCGGtagagaaaatattgaaaaaattcagaatgcAGACGT TGTATTCTTTAACGGAGGCGATCAATCACGACATTCGAGAGCGTGGCTAAAATCAGATGGCTCTGATACGGACATAATGACCGTACTTCGTAGTAAATTTGCCGATGGTACAGTTATTGCTGGGACGTCAGCAGGAATGGCAGTGCAAGGAGAATATACATTCGGAGCAGGAAGGTCATATGGCTATTACTATTTTAACGCAGATCTCAAGTTTTGTAACATTGGGGATGAATTCGAAGATGACAGAGATCCAAGTGACATATTCCGATCCGGTGAAAACGGGGCTTATCTCCAAGGCTTCggatttatacaaaaaattctggtAGACACTCA TTTTGATGCACGGGGACGATTTGTTCGCCTGATTGTTGCTATGAGAAAAATTGGTGTTACCTTGGGCTTCGGTGTCGATGAGAACACTGTCCTTTACATTGAAAACGACACTGCCGCTGTGTATGGTGAATGGGGCGTTTGGATTATCGATACTAGTGAGGCTAGAATTCCGGACGAGAGCCGTGGCAGCCTGTATTTTTCTGCTGAAAATATTCGTATTCACTACTTAACAGAAGGCGATTCCTATAATCTAACGTCAGGAAAcgtattttcaacaaaaccaTCAATAGTTGAACAGGAAACATCCATTGTGATCAATAACAACATTTTTGGTCTCGATCAAGGTCTACGCACCATGAAATCGCTGATTTCTTCGAATTCAACGGCAAGTGAAGGATATTCACGCGAAGAAGATCCTACGTGCATGGTTATTTTTGAGAAGGATGAAAAGACGAAAGGCCACATTGATGACGACGATCAATATACGGTTAAAGACTTGTTGTTGCAcattcaaacgaaaaataattctACGGCCGAGTCTGCAGCAATCATGTTGTATGACATGAATATTGTGAAAATTGGACTGTTATTTGCCCTCAAAACGATCATATTGTGTTTGTTTGATTAA